From the genome of Halictus rubicundus isolate RS-2024b chromosome 2, iyHalRubi1_principal, whole genome shotgun sequence, one region includes:
- the Jbug gene encoding filamin-type immunoglobulin domains fbug isoform X2 yields the protein MEPTEQLRPEQLVGLVARSAEGTAAKGMPIKGHEDLWVEIQANTFRNWVNEHLKQAADAADGPVIDLAEDFRDGTRLCALVEVLTKRRLPRWNPRPANQHHHLENVSTALQAIEADGVKLVNIGNVDIVNGNLKLILGLIWSLIVRYQIGKSKFPPRKLMLAWLKAVLPECRVNNFTTDWNSGVYLSALLHYCQPGLLPHWRQLDPTDSVYNCRKAMEIAKHDFDIPMVLEPEYLASPYLDELSGMTYLSYFMKEGSPGFHATLRWVNSQSPRHTVQNFTTDWNDGRVLCGIVRNLGGPAPAYEKIDLDPAAWEHNIQMGIDGGKKLGVEPILKARDMADQNVEHLGVMAYAAYFQWVKPRPQASKQILVHVDSTSARVQQPAHFKLELLTKEANTREVRGEVVGPSGRIECRLAWNGIHGKGTFVPTEIGMHKLMVYNDSELVDGCPYYFRVLPSLTKIKASGMDPCAIGSIVEVLVNSYGTSHDGIDVTAWSPTGRSLPCPVKENDGVHTATFQPDETGEWSIAITHKGNHIQGGPFTCFVFDPNGIKLLDTEGAIPGQPFSFVVDATGTGGLGDVIVDLVHDKQSVPFRMEDYGHMRYRVSFVPSDSGKYRVYVYFNGSDVRGSPFSIRVGTQKGSRRSKESTSSLERSKLSSLERRMNGLNVSVGVERTSPVQRPYYKSPSPTRHVVRDYSPLQQTTSTYKTTTTSNYSMENSSSTYHHASTSFDRTRSPSQSQSQSQSQSQSQSQSPNQNQNLNQNQDQSHSLGSASRNLHSPSTIKETKEIYSSSVYTQSRSPTVQSPTLLKESKDAMYSTNSAANRSRSPNPSPTVLTHGSRYSPVIKESRDIYNSGSLKRSSRSPNRSPMAFRSATQSPVNRSFSPRSNERDNGLGRRSSTENNGAIDTSSNVRVSSMVGGTSRRDSWDAIEKTKSLLSYGSLESLANLANNSAAAPEPTAANNHNYLNNNYKNTSSRNTSSSHVHTASFSNFASTQKYSNENQNSRTQTQTHGILKNKNNNHYKSMDTTDGVHDRYSTTNNGVSGYGSAQNKISALVTGSALEMLPIHRPTTFTIDPSVDPNNVTVSVSGPNGKIIPLQKSTLRGLTYAVTAEDVGEHTIQILVNGQHVQGSPFRSQAYNARAIQIGNIPNGAVNQPVEFEIDGSRAGSGNLEILVNGGHVTSFVRALGSQRFLASFVPHEAVVHLVEMTFNGEVVPGSPWRVGIMPAPKMSVIGESIRLVPAGSPALFELSALGFNGDEIDVQIIAPSKRHLPARIEEEPGRPGEFRVEFTPTEVGSHLVEVSIAGQKLPAGPLVAKVYNSSLIQVTDVPSAVVGHACQFRVDASAAGEGQLEISINEGEVPNHVQVVGGGRCLVSFTPEIAKSHYIDIKFNGEAVKGCPFICNVSDTSRVTLSLTHLELIPVDQPASFHMGVDGSGSAELAVSVRGPNNELPVKVTGDIKSGFTAEFIPRDVGVHSISVEYNGHPVNGTPFLAKAFNADKVLIGPVARGSVGQPTHFTVDASQAGEGNLEITISARNQNIPTQVTPQGNARFSVSFVPFEACEHVINIAFNKRTVPGCPIVTRVGGDSHVTVSGQALSSAGLGRQSYLTVSNVAGSLEDLEVNVEGPNGQAVPAQVTDNKDTTCSVAFTPRVVGEHRISVSHRNVPVVGSPFSCKVYDVTAIKVKDAKHGVIGMPVTFLVETSQAGPGNLEVTVNGGRVPTSAQAQGPHTYAISFTPREPIVHTVDLRFNGEDVPGSPFSCQVSDTAKVIVTEGLEKVSVNRLTTFAIEADVSFGTPAVEVLSPTRESLPIHVKQSGHGCYTAGFTPKDVGDHSVEVKLSGSHVEGSPFLVKAYNADKVKVTDINSGVVGKPVFFSINASQAGAGNLEIIVAVNGKNVPNYVQSEGNAKFRVNFKPQEAAVHSLSVRFNGEPVPGSPFSCKVVGAGQAIIAGHNLKMGAVKQLMSFTVDPQAPSMNCDVIVMPPSGISLPITIEPIDGKYNISFVPTEVGRHNISVLVDSEHVKGSPFACNVYDVTKVHVSGLTEALLGQATTFTVDAAEAGEGTLELVVSTENNTVKAEVVACARGLYDVTFVPQTTSTHYVNISFNDDNVPGSPFKCPVVSTMLDGPSIIRVGNTAYMDLEMSGLEGPVSAEVTGPDGIIIPCTLTKLSSNLYRVEVRTRQVGTYTVIFSDGHKIISSQTLQAFDPGKVTIKEVSDVVCHRPGTIIVVASKEAGPGKLCVNVRAAGADVDSVVREGENGLYEIVFHPTRAAPHRVHIKYNEVHIAGSPLDVTVRSPTGGREVTATGLGLYQSCVGKVTSFTIETLGRPGKEFDVVISGPQGNAVPVRCYQHRDGNLLAEFTTNTVGTYKIDVLQGAKPVLGSPFFCQAFDVSKVKLQELGPMTVSVHDHIAFKITKTDAGMADLDVTATSPLGQELPLQVTPLNDGAEMVEFSPSAPGTYMINITYGGCPIPGSPLVCTVDAAGQARAKGEGLLSGHVDKAAHFIVTGTRSPPAVQVDGPDSVSKAVVEAGANPGTWNVSYVPSEVGVFDIRVVSAGQQLPGSPWHPKIIDTRNLRVIGGWPAVCDDIGRLKLHPSNKISFDTAEAGPGELTGKIGDQTLSFEMTSNNRLKLILPQINGGEHRLEILFNAVPFPGAPKLAIVQDLEPPVQDTSRVLLRGRGLTSAKCGEEVSFTIDGSQAGNGTPKVQLFSPTNELNVMLQHLGDSVYRASYIPLTPDPLLMTVSWNGRQLKGCPLQISVTSAADASRVICSGDGLKHGIVGQEIRSFIDTRRAGPGELTAHCVGPHKVAYCELYDHGDATFTLNVKPQEAGRHALTIKYAGEHVPGSPFTLRVSGAPDASKVRVYGPGIEHGVLATFQSRFICDTRGAGAGQLTVRVRGPKGAFRVEMQRETQKDRIILCRYDPTEPGDYRVEVRWAGVLVPGSPFPVKIVDTQDELLMLTQGGDNYSTGHHTIASWRGSQAML from the exons CTCGCGGAGGACTTCCGGGACGGCACGCGGCTCTGCGCTCTCGTCGAGGTGTTGACCAAACGCCGGCTGCCCAGGTGGAACCCGAGGCCCGCGAATCAGCACCATCACTTGGAGAACGTGTCGACGGCGCTGCAAGCCATCGAAGCCGACGGTGTCAAGCTCGTCAATATCG GCAACGTGGACATCGTGAATGGAAATTTGAAACTTATCCTCGGCTTGATATGGTCGCTCATCGTTAGGTACCAAATAGGCAAGTCCAAGTTCCCTCCAAGGAAACTCATGCTCGCATGGCTCAAG GCCGTTCTACCGGAATGTAGAGTGAACAATTTTACGACGGACTGGAACTCCGGCGTGTACCTGAGCGCGTTGCTCCATTATTGCCAGCCGGGTCTACTCCCTCACTGGCGTCAGCTGGACCCTACCGACAG CGTGTACAATTGCCGAAAAGCCATGGAGATCGCGAAACACGATTTCGATATACCGATGGTACTCGAACCGGAGTACCTTGCGTCACCATATTTGGACGAACTATCGGGAATGACCTACTTATCCTACTTCATGAAGGAAGGCTCGCCCGGTTTTCATGCCACGTTACGGTGGGTCAACTCTCAATCGCCTCGTCACACCGTGCAGAATTTCACG ACCGATTGGAACGACGGCCGAGTTCTCTGCGGCATCGTGAGAAATTTGGGCGGACCGGCTCCGGCTTACGAGAAAATCGACCTTGACCCTGCCGCGTGGGAGCACAACATTCAAATGG GTATCGACGGAGGCAAGAAACTAGGCGTGGAACCGATTCTCAAGGCGAGAGACATGGCAGACCAGAACGTGGAACATTTAGGCGTGATGGCGTACGCGGCATACTTTCAGTGGGTGAAGCCTCGCCCTCAGGCCAGCAAACAAATACTCGTCCACGTGGACAGCACTTCCGCCAGAGTGCAACAACCG GCGCATTTCAAGCTGGAGTTGCTTACCAAAGAAGCGAACACGAGGGAGGTGCGCGGCGAAGTAGTCGGTCCGAGTGGACGAATCGAGTGCAGGCTCGCGTGGAACGGGATCCACGGGAAGGGAACGTTCGTCCCCACGGAAATTGGAATGCACAAG CTGATGGTGTACAACGACAGCGAGCTGGTCGACGGATGCCCCTATTACTTTCGAGTTTTACCTTCCCTGACTAAAATCAAAGCATCCGGCATGGACCCCTGCGCCATAGGATCCATCGTCGAGGTTCTAGTCAACAGTTACG GAACTAGTCATGACGGCATCGACGTGACCGCGTGGTCGCCGACCGGCAGATCCCTGCCGTGTCCGGTGAAAGAGAACGACGGTGTGCACACCGCGACCTTTCAACCGGACGAGACAGGAGAGTGGAGCATCGCGATAACTCACAAAGGAAATCATATACAAGGCGGACCCTTCACCTGCTTCGTGTTCGATCCGAACGGCATAAAG CTACTCGACACGGAGGGCGCCATTCCCGGGCAACCGTTTTCGTTCGTCGTGGACGCGACAGGAACCGGCGGGCTAGGCGACGTGATCGTGGACCTGGTTCACGACAAGCAGTCCGTACCGTTCAGGATGGAGGATTACGGCCACATGAGGTACCGAGTCTCCTTCGTCCCGTCCGATTCCGGCAAGTACAGAGTGTACGTGTACTTCAACGGCTCGGATGTCCGAGGCTCTCCGTTCTCCATCCGAGTGGGGACGCAGAAAGGATCGAGGAGGTCGAAGGAGTCAACGTCCAGCCTCGAAAGATCGAAACTGTCCTCTCTGGAAAGACGGATGAACGGTTTGAACGTGTCGGTCGGAGTCGAACGGACGAGTCCTGTTCAGAGGCCCTACTACAAGTCCCCCAGCCCCACACGACACGTCGTTCGTGATTATTCTCCTCTGCAGCAGACCACCTCGACCTACAAGACCACGACCACGAGCAACTACTCGATGGAGAATTCAAGCTCGACGTACCATCACGCGTCCACGTCGTTCGATCGCACTCGATCACCGAGTCAGAGTCAGAGTCAGAGTCAGAGTCAGAGTCAGAGTCAGAGTCAAAGTCCGAATCAAAATCAAAATCTAAATCAGAATCAGGATCAGAGTCACAGTCTCGGCTCAGCCTCGCGGAACCTTCACAGTCCCTCTACGATCAAGGAGACGAAGGAAATTTACTCGAGCAGTGTCTACACTCAGTCGAGATCCCCCACCGTGCAGAGCCCCACCCTTCTCAAGGAATCGAAGGACGCGATGTACTCGACAAACAGTGCGGCGAACAGATCTCGTTCTCCGAACCCGAGTCCGACGGTCCTAACCCACGGATCGAGGTATTCCCCGGTGATCAAAGAATCCCGAGACATCTACAATTCCGGGTCATTGAAGAGGTCGAGCAGGTCGCCGAATCGCAGCCCCATGGCGTTCCGCAGCGCGACCCAGAGTCCGGTCAACAGAAGTTTCAGTCCGAGGAGCAACGAGAGGGACAACGGATTAGGCAGGAGGAGCTCCACGGAGAACAACGGAGCGATCGACACGAGCAGCAACGTTAGAGTATCTTCGATGGTCGGCGGGACTTCCCGACGCGACTCGTGGGACGCCATCGAGAAGACCAAATCGCTGCTGTCCTACGGCAGTTTGGAGTCCCTCGCGAACCTTGCCAAcaactcggcggccgcgcccGAACCCACCGCGGCGAACAACCATAACTACTTGAACAACAACTACAAAAATACTTCAAGTCGGAACACCTCCTCGTCGCACGTTCACACCGCCAGCTTCTCGAACTTTGCGTCGACACAAAAGTACAGCAACGAGAATCAAAACTCGCGGACCCAGACCCAGACTCACGGTATCTTGAAAAACAAGAATAACAATCATTACAAGAGTATGGACACCACCGACGGCGTGCACGATCGCTACAGTACGACGAACAACGGAGTCTCCGGATACGGGAGCGCGCAGAACAAAATCTCCGCCCTTGTCACCGGAAGCGCCCTCGAGATGCTTCCGATCCACAGACCGACCACTTTTACCATCGACCCGAGCGTCGACCCGAACAATGTCACGGTCAGCGTTTCCG GTCCAAACGGAAAGATAATACCGTTGCAAAAGTCGACTCTTCGCGGTTTGACGTACGCTGTGACGGCCGAGGATGTTGGCGAGCACACGATTCAGATATTGGTCAACGGCCAGCACGTTCAGGGGTCTCCGTTCAG ATCGCAAGCGTACAACGCACGAGCTATCCAAATTGGGAACATTCCGAACGGTGCCGTCAATCAGCCCGTGGAATTTGAGA TCGACGGTTCCAGGGCTGGATCCGGAAACTTGGAGATACTCGTAAACGGTGGCCACGTGACGAGTTTCGTGAGAGCGTTGGGCAGCCAACGATTCCTGGCTTCGTTCGTGCCCCACGAGGCTGTTGTACACCTGGTCGAGATGACGTTCAACGGCGAAGTCGTCCCCG GATCGCCGTGGCGAGTGGGCATCATGCCAGCCCCAAAAATGTCAGTGATCGGGGAGTCTATAAGATTGGTTCCTGCTGGTAGTCCGGCGTTGTTCGAATTGTCTGCCCTTGGTTTCAACGGTGACGAGATCGACGTCCAAATTATCG CTCCTTCTAAAAGGCATTTGCCGGCGAGGATAGAAGAAGAGCCTGGACGTCCCGGAGAGTTTCGAGTCGAATTCACTCCGACCGAAGTGGGCAGTCATCTGGTGGAAGTGAGCATCGCGGGACAAAAGCTACCGGCAGGACCTCTTGTCGCCAAGGTGTACAATAGCAGTTTAATCCAAGTGACGGATGTACCCAGCGCTGTGGTGGGACATGCCTGCCAATTTAGAG TTGACGCTAGCGCGGCTGGCGAGGGACAACTCGAAATCTCTATAAACGAGGGAGAAGTGCCTAATCACGTTCAAGTGGTAGGAGGGGGGCGTTGTCTCGTCTCCTTCACTCCCGAGATCGCCAAGTCGCATTACATAGACATCAAATTCAACGGCGAAGCAGTGAAGGGATGCCCATTTATTTGCAATGTTTCCGACACGAGCAGAGTAACGTTGAGCTTAACTCATCTGGAGTTGATTCCGGTCGATCAGCCTGCCAGCTTCCACATGGGAGTCGACGGCAGTGGCAGCGCGGAACTAGCTGTTTCCGTAAGAG GACCAAACAACGAATTGCCCGTTAAAGTAACAGGTGACATAAAAAGTGGTTTCACGGCGGAATTTATTCCCAGAGACGTTGGCGTCCATTCGATCAGCGTCGAGTACAATGGTCATCCTGTAAATGGCACACCGTTCTTAGCCAAAGCGTTCAACGCCGATAAAGTATTAATCGGTCCCGTAGCCAGGGGCAGCGTCGGTCAGCCAACGCACTTTACCG TCGATGCGAGTCAAGCCGGCGAAGGAAACCTGGAAATTACGATATCGGCTCGCAATCAAAATATTCCCACGCAAGTGACGCCACAGGGAAATGCTCGATTTTCGGTCAGCTTTGTTCCGTTCGAGGCGTGCGAACACGTAATTAATATAGCCTTCAATAAACGAACTGTGCCAGGCTGCCCGATCGTAACTCGGGTAGGTGGCGATAGTCATGTAACAGTGAGTGGGCAGGCATTGAGCAGTGCTGGATTAGGACGACAAAGCTATCTTACCGTTAGTAATGTTGCCGGTAGCTTAGAAGATTTAGAAGTGAACGTTGAAG GACCCAATGGACAGGCCGTACCAGCTCAAGTCACTGACAACAAAGACACGACGTGCAGCGTGGCGTTTACGCCGAGAGTAGTCGGGGAACATAGAATTTCGGTAAGCCATCGGAACGTTCCTGTGGTCGGCAGCCCGTTCAGCTGTAAAGTCTATGACGTAACCGCTATCAAAGTGAAGGATGCTAAACACGGTGTCATTGGAATGCCTGTAACTTTCTTAG TTGAAACTAGTCAAGCAGGACCTGGAAATTTAGAGGTGACGGTGAACGGTGGTCGCGTGCCTACGTCCGCTCAAGCTCAAGGTCCGCATACGTACGCGATATCATTCACGCCTAGAGAGCCCATTGTGCACACCGTCGATTTGCGATTCAACGGGGAAGATGTGCCCGGTAGTCCTTTTAGTTGTCAG GTCAGCGACACGGCCAAAGTAATAGTGACCGAAGGACTGGAGAAAGTATCTGTGAATCGGCTGACAACCTTCGCGATAGAAGCGGACGTCTCCTTCGGAACACCCGCCGTAGAAGTTCTTTCACCCACTAGGGAGAGTTTACCGATTCACGTGAAGCAGAGCGGCCACGGATGTTACACCGCGGGATTCACTCCGAAAGATGTCG GTGATCATAGCGTCGAAGTAAAGTTGAGTGGATCGCACGTGGAAGGAAGTCCATTTTTAGTGAAAGCTTACAACGCGGACAAGGTAAAGGTGACGGATATAAATAGCGGTGTTGTCGGGAAACCAGTTTTCTTCAGCA TTAACGCCAGTCAAGCAGGTGCTGGCAATCTCGAGATCATCGTTGCCGTGAACGGTAAAAATGTCCCGAATTACGTTCAAAGCGAAGGCAATGCAAAGTTCAGGGTCAATTTCAAGCCACAGGAAGCTGCCGTTCACAGTCTTAGCGTTCGTTTTAACGGGGAACCAGTTCCAG GTTCACCGTTCAGCTGTAAAGTGGTCGGAGCTGGCCAGGCAATAATCGCGGGTCACAATTTAAAAATGGGCGCTGTGAAGCAGTTGATGTCATTCACGGTGGACCCGCAAGCTCCGTCGATGAATTGCGACGTGATCGTAATGCCGCCGTCCGGCATATCCCTTCCCATTACGATAGAACCTATCGATGGAAAATACAACATTAGTTTTGTACCCACGGAAGTCGGCAGGCATAACATCAGCGTGTTAGTGGATTCCGAGCACGTGAAAGGATCTCCTTTCGCCTGTAACGTTTACGATGTTACCAAG GTTCACGTCTCCGGTCTTACGGAAGCGCTGCTAGGCCAAGCAACTACGTTTACGGTCGATGCTGCCGAAGCTGGCGAAGGAACTTTGGAATTGGTTGTGAGTACGGAGAACAACACCGTTAAAGCCGAGGTAGTCGCCTGCGCTCGTGGATTGTACGATGTCACGTTCGTTCCGCAAACTACTAGTACTCATTACGTGAACATTAGTTTCAACGACGACAATGTACCAG GGAGTCCATTCAAGTGTCCAGTAGTCAGTACAATGTTGGATGGACCGTCCATAATTCGAGTTGGCAATACAGCGTACATGGACTTGGAAATGTCGGGATTAGAGGGTCCTGTGTCTGCCGAAGTTACCG GTCCCGACGGCATAATCATTCCATGCACATTGACCAAATTATCGTCCAATCTGTACCGAGTCGAAGTCCGAACGCGACAGGTCGGAACGTACACCGTGATATTCAGCGACGGTCATAAGATAATTAGTTCTCAAACGCTTCAAGCTTTCGATCCTGGAAAAGTAACGATCAAAGAAGTGTCGGACGTAGTGTGTCATCGTCCTGGAACTATCATAG TGGTTGCATCGAAAGAAGCCGGACCAGGGAAACTGTGCGTGAACGTGCGTGCCGCCGGCGCCGACGTGGACAGCGTAGTCAGAGAAGGAGAGAATGGCCTTTACGAAATAGTGTTTCATCCGACGCGAGCCGCTCCCCACAGAGTTCACATAAAATACAATGAAGTTCACATTGCAG GAAGCCCGCTTGACGTAACCGTGCGAAGTCCTACCGGAGGACGAGAAGTAACCGCAACAGGATTGGGACTGTACCAATCGTGCGTCGGCAAAGTGACTTCGTTCACGATCGAAACGTTAGGTCGTCCGGGGAAAGAATTTGACGTTGTAATCAGCGGACCACAGGGTAACGCGGTTCCAGTTCGGTGTTACCAGCATCGCGATGGAAATCTACTCGCCGAATTCACCACGAACACCGTCG GAACATACAAAATCGATGTTTTGCAAGGTGCTAAGCCGGTTCTGGGTTCGCCATTTTTCTGTCAAGCTTTCGACGTTTCCAAGGTGAAACTGCAAGAACTGGGTCCGATGACAGTGTCCGTGCACGATCATATCGCGTTTAAGA TAACGAAGACAGACGCTGGAATGGCAGATTTGGATGTGACCGCAACGAGTCCTTTGGGCCAAGAGCTTCCGTTACAGGTTACACCGCTGAACGATGGCGCTGAAATGGTGGAATTTTCTCCGAGCGCACCTGGCACCTACATGATCAACATCACGTACG GAGGATGTCCTATACCTGGTAGTCCATTGGTATGCACGGTCGATGCCGCTGGACAAGCTCGCGCGAAAGGCGAAGGTTTATTGAGTGGTCACGTGGACAAAGCAGCACATTTTATCGTAACCGGAACGAGAAGTCCTCCGGCAGTTCAG GTGGATGGACCGGACAGTGTCTCGAAAGCAGTCGTCGAAGCAGGAGCTAATCCAGGCACCTGGAACGTGTCCTACGTTCCGTCCGAAGTTGGAGTATTCGATATTCGAGTTGTCTCTGCTGGACAACAACTTCCGGGATCTCCTTGGCATCCGAAAATCATAGACACGAGAAACCTTCGCGTAATCG GTGGTTGGCCAGCCGTGTGCGACGACATTGGTCGTTTGAAATTACACCCATCGAACAAAATTAGTTTCGACACCGCTGAAGCTGGCCCTGGTGAACTGACCGGAAAGATAGGTGACCAAACGTTATCGTTCGAAATGACCTCGAACAATAGACTGAAGCTTATTCTACCGCAGATAAACGGCGGAGAGCATCgtttagaaatattatttaacgCGGTACCATTCCCAGGAGCACCGAAATTGGCTATAGTTCAAGATTTAGAG CCACCTGTGCAAGACACGAGTCGTGTATTGCTAAGGGGAAGAGGGTTAACGTCGGCAAAGTGCGGAGAAGAAGTTAGTTTCACGATAGACGGGTCTCAGGCCGGTAACGGAACGCCGAAAGTTCAACTTTTCTCGCCGACCAACGAACTGAACGTGATGCTGCAACATTTAG GGGACTCTGTTTATCGTGCAAGTTATATACCTCTAACTCCCGACCCTCTGTTAATGACCGTATCATGGAACGGAAGACAATTGAAAGGATGTCCCCTGCAGATCAGCGTAACGAGCGCGGCTGACGCGTCGCGTGTCATCTGCTCTGGCGATGGACTGAAACACGGTATCGTCGGCCAGGAGATACGAAGTTTCATCGATACTAGACGCGCGGGACCAG GCGAGTTGACGGCACACTGCGTCGGTCCCCACAAAGTGGCTTACTGCGAACTGTACGATCACGGCGATGCTACTTTTACCTTGAACGTTAAACCTCAAGAGGCTGGACGTCACGCGTTGACGATCAAGTATGCGGGAGAACATGTCCCAGGTTCGCCGTTCACGTTACGCGTTTCCGGTGCTCCGGACGCTTCGAAG GTACGAGTGTACGGACCAGGAATCGAGCACGGAGTGCTGGCGACATTCCAGTCACGGTTCATTTGCGACACTCGCGGCGCCGGTGCTGGCCAGCTCACTGTAAGAGTCCGTGGACCGAAAGGGGCGTTCAGAGTGGAAATGCAGAGGGAGACGCAGAAGGATCGTATAATTCTTTGTCGGTACGATCCGACGGAACCAGGCGACTATAGGGTCGAAGTTCGTTGGGCAGGCGTTTTGGTTCCGGGTTCCCCGTTCCCGGTTAAGATCGTTGACACGCAAGACGAACTATTGATGCTGACGCAG GGTGGAGACAATTATTCGACGGGACATCACACGATCGCGTCATGGCGTGGGTCGCAAGCTATGCTCTAA